A single Paenibacillus sp. FSL R5-0517 DNA region contains:
- a CDS encoding response regulator transcription factor: MSGKVNVMIVDDHDMVRMGLKTYLMLEPTFHVMGEAGHGQDALDQLRKLNDNEMPDLILMDLMMPIMNGAEATQAIMTEFPGMKIVMLTSFLEDDLVVQAIEAGAVSYVLKTVSAEELIYALQGAYRGMPVMTGDVSQALTRGIRQRTARESESGLTEREKEVLLLIAEGKTNKDIGEELHISIKTVKTHVSNLLMKCEMDDRTQLAIYAHRQGWVKTKG; the protein is encoded by the coding sequence ATGAGTGGAAAAGTAAACGTAATGATTGTGGATGACCATGACATGGTACGAATGGGCTTGAAAACGTATCTGATGCTGGAACCTACTTTTCATGTGATGGGAGAAGCAGGCCATGGGCAGGATGCGCTTGATCAGTTGCGCAAATTAAATGATAATGAAATGCCCGACTTGATCCTCATGGATCTGATGATGCCGATCATGAATGGCGCAGAAGCAACACAAGCTATCATGACTGAATTTCCAGGGATGAAGATCGTGATGCTCACCAGTTTCCTGGAGGATGATCTTGTTGTGCAAGCGATTGAAGCGGGTGCGGTAAGTTATGTGCTCAAGACAGTCTCTGCTGAAGAATTGATCTATGCTCTTCAAGGGGCTTACAGAGGCATGCCTGTTATGACAGGTGATGTGTCGCAGGCATTGACTCGGGGAATCAGGCAACGTACAGCGAGAGAGAGTGAATCTGGCTTGACTGAACGGGAAAAGGAAGTGCTGTTGCTTATTGCAGAGGGGAAGACCAACAAAGACATTGGAGAAGAATTACATATCAGTATCAAAACCGTCAAAACACATGTGAGCAACCTGCTGATGAAATGTGAGATGGACGATCGAACCCAATTGGCAATCTATGCGCATCGTCAGGGCTGGGTGAAAACGAAAGGATAA
- a CDS encoding trypsin-like peptidase domain-containing protein — protein MDERNYRSNRQDEENETKQTENRNSSGTDESSYYYSYGPFQSVNQEDTANHMGSNNQREEGNVEITKPDPVRPVPTYYNNQSSEQATRSTGGGGNGSGNGGDQGNGGKGNWNYNNRKPRSSVRSLLFSFIAGMLVITVLMYTADRTNMFTPETALTNTENQSSGQEASTNTGGGNNVTASLLPTGKEDVSSVVTSTSPAVVKIETLAKQSSRTGMGQGGSNTSDPLYQYFFGNGGGTEGNQGQSQQQQQGSNQLVPLGIGSGFIFDKEGYILTNQHVVQGADVIQVTLENNSKPYEAKLLGSSFDLDLAVLKIEKNSGDDAFPVAPLGDSNSTQVGEWLVAIGNPEGFEHTVTAGVLSAKERTISIPDEETGKTREYSHLLQTDASINPGNSGGPLLNLNGEVIGMNVAVSADAQGIGFAIPSSVISEAVKYLKENKEVPKEPVPFIGASLMALTPEVAKQMGTDITEGSVVASTIFQSPAYQADLRAYDIITGANGTPYATSQDLIDFIKKQKIGSEVTLNVVRDGKKMDLKIKIGNKNDFDTSQTTDTQQQQP, from the coding sequence ATGGACGAACGCAATTATAGATCGAACCGTCAAGACGAGGAAAACGAAACCAAACAAACGGAGAATCGCAATTCTTCCGGAACGGACGAATCCTCCTATTATTATTCTTATGGACCTTTTCAGTCCGTGAATCAGGAAGATACAGCAAACCACATGGGAAGCAATAATCAACGTGAAGAAGGAAATGTAGAGATTACAAAACCTGATCCGGTGAGACCCGTACCTACTTACTACAATAATCAATCCTCCGAGCAAGCGACAAGATCAACAGGAGGCGGTGGAAACGGCTCAGGTAATGGTGGAGATCAAGGGAATGGCGGCAAAGGCAACTGGAACTATAATAACCGCAAGCCGCGTTCATCTGTAAGATCACTGTTGTTCTCTTTTATTGCCGGCATGCTGGTCATTACCGTTCTCATGTACACAGCCGATAGAACAAACATGTTCACACCGGAGACTGCACTTACGAACACGGAAAATCAAAGCTCGGGACAGGAAGCGTCCACAAACACAGGCGGAGGCAACAATGTGACAGCATCGTTACTGCCAACAGGCAAAGAAGATGTCTCATCCGTAGTGACGAGTACAAGTCCAGCTGTTGTCAAAATCGAAACACTCGCGAAACAGTCCTCGCGTACAGGAATGGGTCAGGGTGGATCGAACACAAGTGATCCGTTGTACCAATACTTCTTCGGTAATGGGGGCGGAACGGAAGGCAATCAAGGTCAGAGCCAGCAACAACAGCAAGGCAGTAATCAATTAGTACCCCTAGGCATTGGTTCAGGATTCATTTTTGACAAAGAAGGATATATCCTGACGAATCAACACGTAGTTCAGGGTGCGGACGTAATCCAGGTAACCTTGGAGAACAACAGTAAACCTTATGAAGCTAAACTTCTGGGAAGCAGCTTCGATCTGGATTTAGCTGTACTGAAAATTGAGAAAAACAGTGGTGACGATGCGTTCCCTGTAGCTCCACTGGGTGACTCCAACAGCACTCAAGTCGGTGAGTGGCTTGTAGCGATCGGTAACCCTGAAGGATTCGAACACACGGTTACAGCAGGTGTGCTGAGTGCCAAAGAACGTACAATCAGCATTCCAGATGAAGAAACAGGAAAAACACGTGAGTACAGCCATTTGCTGCAAACAGATGCTTCGATTAATCCGGGTAACTCTGGTGGTCCGTTGCTGAACCTGAATGGGGAAGTTATCGGAATGAACGTTGCAGTAAGCGCAGATGCACAAGGGATTGGCTTTGCGATCCCATCGAGCGTTATCTCTGAAGCCGTTAAATATCTCAAAGAGAACAAAGAAGTTCCCAAAGAGCCAGTACCATTTATCGGTGCATCTCTGATGGCTCTCACGCCTGAAGTAGCTAAACAAATGGGAACAGACATTACCGAAGGTTCTGTCGTAGCCAGCACGATCTTCCAATCACCGGCTTACCAAGCAGATCTTCGTGCATATGACATCATCACTGGTGCTAATGGTACGCCGTACGCCACAAGTCAGGATCTGATTGATTTTATCAAGAAACAGAAAATTGGCAGTGAAGTGACATTGAACGTGGTTCGTGACGGTAAGAAAATGGATCTGAAAATCAAAATCGGGAATAAAAATGATTTTGATACTTCACAAACAACAGATACCCAACAGCAACAACCATAA
- a CDS encoding response regulator transcription factor produces MRSTILIVDDDEKIVSMLRRGLAFEGYEVQTASNGAEGLSKLMDKEPDIVVLDVMMPQIDGFEVCRRLREAGSKVPVLMLTAKDEVQSRVTGLDTGADDYLVKPFALEELLARVRALLRRKSDSASTPDNRLMYEDIILDNDSREVLRDGQRLELTAKEFELLNLFMQNPRRVLSRDLIMDKIWGYDYSGESNVLEVYIAMLRQKTEEYGGKRLIQTIRGAGYILRGDS; encoded by the coding sequence ATGCGCTCAACTATTTTGATTGTGGATGATGACGAAAAAATTGTATCCATGCTCCGCCGGGGCTTGGCTTTTGAAGGATATGAGGTACAGACTGCTTCCAACGGAGCCGAAGGCCTTAGTAAACTGATGGACAAGGAGCCGGACATTGTTGTGCTGGATGTGATGATGCCGCAGATTGACGGATTTGAGGTATGTCGCAGATTGAGAGAAGCAGGCAGCAAAGTGCCTGTGCTAATGCTGACTGCCAAGGACGAGGTACAGAGCAGGGTGACCGGACTGGACACGGGAGCCGATGACTACCTTGTAAAACCTTTTGCGTTGGAAGAATTATTGGCGCGTGTCCGGGCATTGCTGCGCCGCAAGTCAGATAGCGCAAGTACGCCGGACAACCGCTTAATGTATGAAGATATCATTTTGGACAATGACTCACGTGAAGTACTCCGAGATGGGCAACGTCTGGAACTGACTGCCAAGGAATTCGAGCTGCTCAATCTGTTTATGCAAAATCCAAGACGGGTACTGTCCCGTGATCTGATTATGGATAAAATCTGGGGTTATGATTACAGCGGTGAGTCTAACGTGCTTGAAGTATACATCGCCATGCTCCGACAGAAGACCGAAGAATACGGTGGCAAACGTCTAATCCAGACCATCCGGGGAGCCGGTTATATTCTGAGAGGTGACTCCTGA
- a CDS encoding HAMP domain-containing sensor histidine kinase, giving the protein MSIRLRLTAWYSGILAAVLIFWGVVIYAFVYFNSYQEVEQQLKVKSARITEQIGVNPLSQSLDLDPFTESQLQEAQIYIQLWDYQSRSGIISGNMKKLQIQFPVLKSNEILEKRGISKIYVDGTPFLVNQLPLSLQGTNEVRGILQVGANVSSQERLLEALLNILVFGWLVAMALAITSGLVLARKSMRPLVNVIDAANQIQSGDDLSVRIQYAGPKDEIGRLIETVNNMLERTELSFRGLEETNAAQRRFVSDASHELRTPLTTIRGNVDFLKKLWDQEATDRPNLDEETVRQMSVEALEDMADEGKRMSRLISDMLSLARADTGQKIELNPIPLQILVQEVARRSQFLDHHAEWRTGDLSILNGIYVNGSKDYLQQMLFIFIENAFKYTPDGSVTLDAVLYKGQVGLRISDTGIGMDRDEVPFIFDRFYRADESRGATPGIGLGLSIAKWIIEEHQGSVEVVTRRGEGTTFIIWLPVVFAPPIE; this is encoded by the coding sequence ATGTCCATCCGGTTAAGACTAACCGCATGGTATTCTGGCATTTTGGCGGCTGTGCTTATTTTTTGGGGCGTTGTAATCTATGCCTTTGTTTATTTTAACTCCTACCAGGAAGTCGAACAGCAATTGAAGGTGAAGAGTGCCCGGATTACGGAGCAGATTGGTGTTAACCCTCTTTCGCAGTCGTTGGATCTGGACCCATTTACAGAGAGCCAGCTTCAGGAGGCTCAAATATATATTCAACTCTGGGATTATCAGAGTCGTTCGGGCATAATTTCCGGCAATATGAAGAAATTACAGATTCAGTTTCCGGTATTGAAATCCAATGAAATTCTTGAAAAGCGTGGCATATCGAAGATCTATGTGGATGGCACACCGTTTCTGGTGAATCAGCTCCCCCTTTCTCTTCAAGGTACCAATGAAGTACGTGGAATTCTTCAGGTAGGAGCCAATGTAAGTTCACAGGAGCGCCTGCTGGAAGCGTTGCTTAATATTTTGGTTTTTGGCTGGCTGGTAGCGATGGCCCTCGCTATTACCTCAGGTCTTGTTCTGGCCCGCAAGTCGATGCGTCCGCTCGTGAATGTCATTGATGCCGCAAATCAGATTCAATCAGGAGATGACCTAAGTGTACGTATTCAATATGCGGGGCCTAAGGATGAGATCGGGCGTCTGATCGAAACGGTTAATAATATGCTTGAGCGTACAGAATTGTCATTCCGCGGTTTGGAGGAGACGAATGCTGCCCAGCGCCGCTTTGTATCCGATGCATCGCATGAACTGCGTACACCGCTGACTACCATTCGGGGGAACGTGGACTTCCTGAAGAAGCTGTGGGATCAAGAGGCAACAGACCGACCGAATCTGGATGAAGAAACGGTCAGACAGATGTCCGTCGAGGCGTTGGAAGACATGGCCGATGAAGGAAAACGCATGAGCAGGCTGATCAGTGACATGTTGTCATTGGCGAGAGCGGATACAGGGCAAAAAATTGAACTGAATCCGATCCCGCTGCAGATATTGGTACAGGAAGTCGCGCGAAGATCGCAATTCCTGGATCACCATGCGGAGTGGCGTACAGGTGATCTGTCAATTCTCAATGGTATCTATGTGAATGGTAGCAAGGACTATCTGCAACAGATGCTGTTTATTTTCATCGAAAATGCGTTTAAATACACACCTGACGGCTCTGTAACGCTGGATGCCGTATTATACAAAGGTCAGGTGGGACTACGCATCAGCGACACCGGTATTGGCATGGATCGGGATGAAGTGCCGTTTATCTTTGATCGCTTCTATCGAGCGGATGAATCCCGTGGGGCTACCCCCGGCATAGGTCTGGGACTTTCGATTGCGAAGTGGATTATTGAGGAACACCAAGGATCGGTCGAGGTTGTAACCAGACGTGGAGAAGGAACAACCTTTATTATCTGGTTGCCGGTGGTCTTTGCTCCGCCTATCGAATAA
- a CDS encoding 4-hydroxy-3-methylbut-2-enyl diphosphate reductase, protein MEVLRISPRGYCYGVVDAMVLARQAARNLDLPRPIYILGMIVHNQHVTDSFEDEGIITLDGPNRMDILSQVESGTIIFTAHGVSPEVRKLARDKGLTTVDATCPDVTKTHDLIREKTAEGYQIIYIGKKNHPEPEGAVGVAPDLVHLIEKEEEIEALNIPPGKILITNQTTMSQWDIKHIMSRLLEKFPGAEIHNEICLATQVRQEAVAEQAGQADLVIVVGDPRSNNSNRLAQVSEEIAGVTAYRVSDVSEIQQEWLKGVNKVAVTSGASTPTPITKEVILYLEQYEHDKPETWEIKRTVNMSKLLPPVREKTRTP, encoded by the coding sequence GTGGAAGTACTACGAATTTCGCCGCGTGGATATTGTTACGGCGTTGTGGATGCGATGGTGCTCGCGCGTCAAGCGGCACGCAATCTGGATTTACCACGACCTATTTATATATTGGGTATGATTGTGCATAACCAACATGTGACGGATTCCTTTGAAGATGAAGGTATTATTACATTGGATGGTCCGAACCGAATGGATATTTTGAGCCAAGTGGAGAGTGGCACGATTATTTTTACAGCTCATGGTGTATCTCCAGAAGTGCGTAAGCTGGCAAGGGATAAAGGACTGACAACAGTGGATGCAACATGCCCTGATGTCACCAAGACACATGATCTCATTCGGGAGAAGACGGCAGAGGGTTATCAGATCATCTATATCGGCAAAAAGAATCACCCTGAACCAGAAGGTGCCGTAGGCGTTGCACCAGATCTCGTTCATCTGATCGAGAAGGAAGAAGAGATCGAAGCACTGAACATACCTCCAGGCAAAATCCTTATTACGAATCAGACCACGATGAGCCAGTGGGATATCAAACACATCATGAGCCGGCTGTTGGAGAAGTTCCCTGGCGCTGAGATTCATAATGAGATTTGTCTCGCAACTCAGGTGCGTCAGGAAGCTGTTGCTGAACAGGCAGGTCAAGCAGACCTGGTTATTGTAGTGGGTGATCCTCGCAGCAATAACTCCAACCGTCTGGCACAAGTGTCGGAGGAAATCGCGGGGGTTACGGCCTACCGTGTATCGGATGTCTCCGAGATTCAGCAAGAATGGCTGAAAGGTGTCAATAAGGTGGCGGTTACTTCGGGTGCATCAACACCTACACCGATTACGAAGGAAGTCATCCTTTACTTGGAGCAGTATGAGCATGACAAGCCGGAGACGTGGGAGATTAAGCGTACCGTGAACATGAGCAAATTGCTGCCCCCAGTTAGAGAAAAAACACGTACACCGTAG
- the aroF gene encoding 3-deoxy-7-phosphoheptulonate synthase, with translation MIVIAGKATPEEQIQDIVAVIEKVGLQVHISRGEDRTIIGLIGKVEPKMQEHLRQMKGVENVVKISKSYKLASRDFHPEDTVISIKGVDIGGKELVVMGGPCAVESAAQIDEIAGLVKAAGGQVLRGGAFKPRTGPYSFQGTGVEGLIMMAEAGKKHGLLTITEVMTPEYVDICAEYADILQVGTRNMQNFDLLRKLGECGKPVLLKRGFSATYDELLNAAEYILAGGNPNVMLCERGIRTFESYTRNTLDLSAIPVLQSLSHLPVISDPSHGTGRRELVEPMTKASVAAGANGLIIEMHTDPDNSMTGDGVQSLFPDQFANLLQDLEKLAPIVGKSFSTAKQPAAFFPARVGV, from the coding sequence ATGATCGTTATTGCAGGCAAAGCCACACCGGAGGAACAGATTCAGGATATCGTAGCAGTTATTGAAAAAGTAGGGCTTCAGGTGCATATCTCTCGCGGAGAGGATCGTACTATTATTGGGTTGATTGGCAAAGTTGAACCTAAAATGCAAGAGCATCTTCGCCAAATGAAAGGTGTCGAGAATGTTGTGAAAATCTCGAAGTCCTACAAGTTGGCAAGCCGTGACTTCCATCCGGAAGATACGGTGATCTCCATCAAAGGTGTAGATATTGGCGGAAAAGAACTTGTCGTCATGGGTGGACCGTGTGCAGTTGAATCCGCTGCGCAGATTGATGAGATTGCGGGACTTGTAAAAGCTGCAGGTGGGCAAGTGTTGCGTGGGGGTGCATTTAAGCCGCGTACAGGACCTTACAGCTTCCAGGGAACGGGCGTAGAGGGATTGATCATGATGGCAGAGGCAGGTAAGAAACATGGCCTGCTGACCATTACAGAAGTCATGACACCTGAGTATGTGGATATTTGCGCCGAGTACGCAGATATTCTGCAAGTAGGTACACGTAACATGCAGAACTTTGACCTGCTGCGCAAATTGGGCGAGTGTGGCAAACCGGTATTGTTGAAACGTGGCTTCAGTGCAACATATGATGAGTTGTTGAATGCGGCAGAATACATTCTTGCGGGTGGTAATCCAAATGTCATGCTGTGTGAACGTGGTATTCGTACGTTTGAATCTTACACACGTAATACGCTTGACCTGTCAGCGATCCCTGTTCTGCAGTCTTTGAGCCATTTGCCGGTTATTTCTGACCCGAGCCATGGTACTGGACGACGTGAACTGGTGGAGCCGATGACAAAAGCTTCCGTTGCTGCGGGTGCCAATGGCCTGATCATTGAAATGCATACTGATCCGGATAACTCCATGACAGGAGATGGTGTGCAGTCCTTGTTCCCTGATCAATTCGCGAACCTGTTGCAGGATCTGGAGAAATTGGCACCAATCGTGGGTAAATCATTCAGTACAGCGAAACAACCAGCAGCATTCTTCCCGGCACGTGTAGGCGTATAA
- the glnA gene encoding type I glutamate--ammonia ligase has product MSVENVLKSIQENNIEWVDFRFVDLAGRAHHISLPASAVDADTFVNGVAFDGSSIQGFRGIEESDMVMMPDPEATYVDPFTAHPTLNVMCDIFTPDGERYERDPRSIAVKAEAYLQESGVGTAAFFAPESEFFIFDDVRYESGTNSSSYYVDSEEASWNTNRKEEGGNLGFKVRTKGGYVPVAPVDTQQDIRSEMCRLLEEAGLSIERHHHEVATAGQAEINFRFDTLKKTADNLLAYKYIVHNTARQYGKVATFMPKPLFGDNGSGMHVHQSIFDGDSPLFYDKAGYANLSEMALHYIGGILYHAPALIALTNPSTNSFKRLVPGYEAPVNLVYSKGNRSAAVRIPVAAVTPKGCRIEFRTPDSTANPYLAFSAMLMAGLDGIKRKINPTELGYGPLDKNIYDLSDADKENIRSVPASLEEALDALAADNEFLTEGGVFTKEFIENYINLKRDEAKAVAIRIHPHEYSLYFDC; this is encoded by the coding sequence ATGTCGGTTGAAAACGTATTGAAATCAATTCAAGAGAACAACATCGAGTGGGTAGATTTTCGTTTTGTAGATTTAGCTGGTCGTGCACATCACATTTCCTTGCCAGCTTCGGCTGTTGATGCAGACACGTTCGTAAATGGAGTAGCTTTTGACGGTTCTTCTATCCAAGGTTTCCGCGGAATTGAAGAGTCCGATATGGTTATGATGCCAGACCCTGAAGCGACTTATGTCGATCCGTTCACTGCACACCCTACATTAAATGTTATGTGTGATATCTTCACTCCAGACGGCGAGCGTTATGAGCGTGACCCACGTAGCATCGCTGTTAAAGCAGAAGCTTATTTGCAAGAAAGCGGTGTAGGTACAGCGGCATTCTTCGCACCTGAATCCGAGTTCTTCATCTTCGACGATGTACGTTATGAGAGCGGCACGAACAGCTCTTCCTACTACGTAGATTCCGAAGAAGCTTCATGGAACACGAACCGCAAAGAAGAAGGCGGAAACCTGGGCTTCAAAGTACGCACTAAAGGTGGATATGTTCCAGTAGCTCCAGTCGATACACAACAAGATATTCGTAGCGAAATGTGTCGCCTTTTGGAAGAAGCGGGTCTGTCGATTGAGCGTCATCACCATGAAGTGGCGACAGCGGGTCAAGCCGAAATCAACTTCCGTTTTGATACACTGAAGAAAACAGCAGATAACCTGCTTGCATACAAATACATCGTGCACAACACTGCACGTCAATATGGTAAAGTAGCAACATTCATGCCAAAACCATTGTTCGGTGATAATGGTAGCGGAATGCACGTTCACCAATCCATCTTTGATGGCGATTCCCCATTGTTCTATGACAAAGCGGGATATGCTAACCTGAGTGAAATGGCTCTGCACTACATCGGAGGTATCCTGTACCATGCTCCGGCACTGATCGCTTTGACTAACCCGAGTACAAACTCGTTCAAACGTCTTGTACCTGGTTACGAAGCACCAGTTAACCTGGTTTACTCCAAAGGTAACCGTTCCGCAGCAGTTCGTATTCCGGTTGCAGCTGTGACACCAAAAGGTTGTCGTATCGAGTTCCGTACACCAGACTCCACAGCTAACCCATACTTGGCATTCTCCGCAATGTTGATGGCTGGTCTAGATGGAATCAAACGCAAAATCAACCCAACTGAACTTGGATATGGTCCGCTCGACAAAAACATCTATGACCTGTCTGATGCTGATAAAGAAAATATCCGCAGTGTGCCAGCTTCCCTCGAAGAAGCACTGGATGCATTGGCAGCGGATAACGAGTTCTTGACTGAAGGCGGCGTATTCACAAAAGAATTCATTGAAAACTACATCAACCTCAAGCGCGATGAAGCGAAAGCAGTAGCGATCCGCATTCATCCGCACGAGTACAGCCTTTACTTCGACTGCTAA
- the serC gene encoding 3-phosphoserine/phosphohydroxythreonine transaminase, which translates to MTKRAYNFNAGPAALPLEVLERAQAEFVDFRNTGMSIMEMSHRGAVYESVHNEAQERLLSLLGNPKGYKVLFLQGGASTQFAMLPMNLLGAGQTASYVMTGSWAKKALSEAKLIGETHVAASSEAEKFMKLPDVSNLSLPERTAYVHLTSNETIEGTQFKSFPDTGSVPLIADMSSDIFCKPFDLNQFGMIYAGAQKNLGPSGITVVIAREELVSESPKTIPTMLRYSTHVDNNSLYNTPPSFSVYMVNEVLKWIEEQGGLTGIEQKNTKKAELLYNAIDASGDFYRGCVEPEDRSLMNVTFRLASEELEKKFIKASEEEGFVGLKGHRSVGGLRASIYNAAPYESVKALTDFMSHFQKTNG; encoded by the coding sequence GTGACAAAAAGAGCGTATAACTTTAATGCAGGACCTGCGGCGTTACCACTTGAGGTACTGGAGCGTGCACAGGCGGAATTTGTAGATTTTCGTAATACAGGCATGTCGATTATGGAGATGTCCCACCGTGGAGCGGTGTACGAGTCTGTACATAATGAAGCTCAGGAGCGGTTGTTGTCGCTTCTAGGCAATCCAAAAGGATACAAGGTTCTCTTTCTGCAGGGCGGTGCAAGCACTCAGTTCGCGATGTTGCCAATGAATCTGCTCGGTGCAGGTCAGACTGCAAGTTACGTGATGACCGGCAGTTGGGCCAAGAAGGCTCTGTCTGAGGCGAAATTGATCGGCGAGACACATGTTGCTGCATCTTCGGAAGCAGAGAAATTCATGAAATTGCCGGATGTTTCGAATCTGAGCCTTCCTGAACGTACGGCTTATGTGCATCTTACTTCCAACGAAACGATTGAAGGTACGCAATTTAAGTCATTCCCGGATACCGGTTCAGTACCTCTGATTGCCGACATGTCGAGTGATATTTTCTGTAAACCATTCGATCTCAATCAGTTCGGTATGATCTATGCAGGTGCACAGAAGAACCTGGGACCATCGGGGATTACGGTTGTGATTGCTCGTGAGGAACTGGTGAGTGAATCGCCTAAAACGATTCCAACCATGCTTCGTTACAGTACGCATGTAGACAACAACTCCCTATACAATACGCCGCCATCCTTCTCAGTATATATGGTAAATGAAGTATTAAAATGGATTGAAGAACAGGGCGGATTAACTGGTATTGAGCAAAAAAATACGAAAAAAGCTGAATTGCTTTACAACGCAATTGATGCTTCCGGTGATTTCTACCGTGGTTGTGTGGAACCGGAAGATCGTTCCCTGATGAATGTAACCTTCCGTCTTGCTTCGGAGGAACTGGAGAAGAAGTTCATCAAGGCATCGGAGGAAGAAGGATTCGTAGGTCTGAAGGGACATCGCAGTGTGGGTGGTCTACGTGCCTCCATTTACAATGCGGCTCCTTATGAGAGTGTTAAGGCACTGACAGACTTCATGAGTCACTTCCAGAAGACAAATGGATAA
- the trmL gene encoding tRNA (uridine(34)/cytosine(34)/5-carboxymethylaminomethyluridine(34)-2'-O)-methyltransferase TrmL encodes MALHIVLVEPEIPANTGNISRTCAATGTHLHLVRPLGFRTDDATLKRAGLDYWHAVHIEYHDSFAEVQEKYPEGRFFYATTKAKNRYSDFNFQDGDFLVFGKETKGLPPELIAANPDTCMKMPMTGDVRSLNLSNSAAIIVYEALRQLNFPGLEG; translated from the coding sequence ATGGCTTTACACATCGTTCTGGTTGAACCAGAAATTCCGGCGAACACAGGAAATATTTCGCGTACTTGTGCGGCCACCGGGACCCATCTGCATCTCGTGCGTCCACTTGGATTTCGAACAGATGATGCTACATTGAAACGGGCAGGGCTGGACTACTGGCATGCCGTTCATATTGAATACCACGACTCATTTGCAGAGGTTCAGGAAAAATATCCGGAAGGTCGCTTCTTCTACGCAACTACGAAGGCGAAGAACCGATACAGTGACTTTAATTTTCAAGATGGGGATTTCCTCGTTTTCGGTAAAGAGACCAAAGGCCTCCCACCTGAATTAATTGCTGCAAATCCCGATACATGCATGAAAATGCCAATGACTGGTGACGTTAGATCATTAAACCTGTCCAATTCGGCAGCAATTATTGTATATGAAGCGTTGCGTCAGCTCAATTTTCCGGGGTTAGAAGGATAA
- a CDS encoding AbrB/MazE/SpoVT family DNA-binding domain-containing protein: MKPAGVVRKVDQLGRIVLPKSLRKRYQMNEGDPVEILVQGDHIILERYRPKCIFCGSIEEVNEFKERYICAQCLDEMTQLPQHG; the protein is encoded by the coding sequence ATGAAGCCAGCTGGAGTAGTTCGCAAAGTTGACCAATTAGGTAGGATCGTATTGCCTAAATCTTTGCGTAAAAGGTATCAAATGAATGAGGGAGATCCTGTAGAGATCTTAGTACAAGGGGACCATATTATCTTGGAGAGATATCGTCCAAAATGTATTTTCTGCGGATCCATCGAGGAAGTCAACGAGTTCAAAGAGCGTTACATATGCGCACAATGTTTAGATGAAATGACTCAGCTTCCACAGCACGGGTAA